One Candidatus Bathyarchaeia archaeon genomic window, TTCTAGAAACTCCCATCCTTTCCCCGGCCGCCTCGAACGAAAGCCCCTCCAAATCGATCAGCCTCAGGGCCTCGACCTCAGCCGGCTCCAAATGGATCGGCTCTGCATCCCCCATCGGGATGGGCATCAGCCTATTGGCAGCCGGGCTCAACGCCATCCTTACTCCCATAGA contains:
- a CDS encoding DUF134 domain-containing protein, translated to MPTSRSAIPWGGMAYKTRSPRIGQAHSMGVRMALSPAANRLMPIPMGDAEPIHLEPAEVEALRLIDLEGLSFEAAGERMGVSRNTVWRLVDGARKKLARAIIEGREVIIGGGA